One Candidatus Methylomirabilota bacterium genomic region harbors:
- a CDS encoding DNA recombination protein RmuC, which translates to MWRLRPAPDLPALALMGESIGLLGVALLVAVGGVLAWALFTLATRVRELETARATPDAAATLLQREIEAVRAEARQGQEGALTAVRQEISQFGGQVGQQLGQVQVAVNTQLQQVTGEVNRRLQEGMALIQGAQTAIGHRLDQAATAVSQVHGQLGTLTEATRRMAEIGRDIAGLEQILRAPKIRGGLGEILLERALGEILPGGTYRLQHAFRGGDKVDAVIVLGDRLVPVDSKFPLENFRRLVEEPQEDRRRQVRRGFVRDVRNRVDEIAKKYILPDEGTFDFALMYIPAENVYYEVVVKDEDEGDDSVLAYALSRRVIPVSPNSFYAYLQVILLGLKGLRVEQNAREILATLGRLTGDLTRFREHFDTLGKHVTNAKNKYEEA; encoded by the coding sequence GTGTGGAGACTGCGGCCTGCGCCCGATCTGCCGGCACTGGCGCTGATGGGGGAGTCGATCGGCCTGCTCGGCGTCGCGCTGCTCGTCGCGGTGGGAGGCGTCCTCGCCTGGGCGCTGTTCACGCTGGCGACGCGGGTCCGCGAGCTGGAGACGGCCCGGGCCACCCCGGACGCCGCCGCCACGCTCCTCCAGCGCGAGATCGAGGCCGTTCGGGCGGAAGCCCGCCAGGGACAGGAGGGCGCGCTGACCGCCGTGCGGCAGGAGATCAGCCAGTTCGGCGGCCAGGTCGGCCAGCAGCTCGGCCAGGTCCAGGTGGCCGTCAATACCCAGCTCCAGCAGGTCACCGGCGAGGTCAACCGGCGGCTCCAGGAGGGCATGGCCCTCATCCAGGGGGCGCAGACGGCGATCGGCCACCGGCTCGACCAGGCGGCGACGGCGGTGAGCCAGGTGCACGGACAGCTCGGGACCCTGACCGAGGCGACGCGTCGGATGGCCGAGATCGGGCGCGACATCGCCGGGCTCGAGCAGATCCTCCGGGCCCCGAAGATCCGCGGGGGTCTCGGCGAGATCCTGCTCGAGCGCGCCCTCGGCGAGATCCTCCCCGGGGGGACCTACCGGCTGCAGCACGCCTTCCGGGGCGGGGACAAGGTGGACGCGGTGATCGTGCTCGGCGACCGGCTGGTCCCGGTCGACTCGAAGTTCCCGCTCGAGAACTTCCGGCGCCTGGTGGAGGAGCCCCAGGAGGACCGCCGCCGGCAGGTGCGGCGGGGGTTCGTCCGCGACGTCCGGAACCGCGTGGACGAGATCGCCAAGAAGTACATCCTGCCCGACGAAGGGACCTTCGACTTCGCGCTGATGTACATCCCGGCCGAGAACGTCTACTACGAGGTCGTCGTCAAGGACGAGGACGAAGGGGACGACTCCGTCCTGGCCTACGCGCTGTCACGCCGGGTGATCCCCGTCTCCCCGAACTCCTTCTACGCCTACCTCCAGGTGATCCTGCTCGGGCTCAAGGGGTTGCGGGTCGAGCAGAACGCTCGGGAGATCCTGGCCACCCTCGGCCGGTTGACCGGCGACCTGACGCGCTTCCGGGAGCACTTCGACACCCTCGGCAAGCACGTCACCAACGCCAAGAACAAATACGAGGAGGC